A single window of Anopheles moucheti chromosome 2, idAnoMoucSN_F20_07, whole genome shotgun sequence DNA harbors:
- the LOC128309679 gene encoding protein OPI10 homolog, with amino-acid sequence MLNALGVIVSGRLVQTDFQPISESHFLITIPDADNVNHVVVFLTGTIPFPDGMAGGVYFSWPDPNAPPNWQLLGYISNTKPSAIFKISQLKKLDEITGQTTMMNNVFGSNLPISHTAQIGVSIEPESSLVQQTPSTTTSSTYYQFGQKILENFFNFVSSFSVTQSQMTPAPNETFVPLSTLQTWYTNFERRLQQNPNFWKN; translated from the exons ATGTTGAATGCACTAGGAGTGATTGTTTCCGGCCGTCTG GTCCAAACAGATTTCCAACCGATTAGTGAGTCACATTTCCTAATTACCATTCCGGATGCGGATAATGTGAACCATGTGGTGGTATTCCTGACCGGAACCATTCCTTTCCCTGATGGTATGGCCGGCGGAG TTTATTTCAGTTGGCCTGATCCGAATGCACCACCGAACTGGCAACTACTTGGGTACATTTCCAACACAAAACCATCGGCAATCTTTAAAATATCACAGCTGAAAAAGTTGGACGAAATTACGGGTCAAACTACGATGATGAACAATGTGTTTGGCAGTAATCTTCCCATCTCACACACTGCGCAAATCGGTGTGTCTATCGAGCCGGAAAGCTCGCTGGTACAGCAAACCCCTTCGACG ACAACATCGAGCACCTACTACCAGTTCGGTCAGAAGATACTGGagaactttttcaactttgTCAGCAGCTTCTCGGTAACGCAAAGCCAAATGACACCGGCCCCGAACGAAACGTTTGTCCCACTGTCGACGTTACAAACGTGGTACACCAACTTCGAGCGAAGGTTGCAGCAAAATCCAAACTTTTGGAAAAATTAG
- the LOC128309677 gene encoding uncharacterized protein LOC128309677 isoform X2: MASAEHGADQADRGMRKEYFNSSGAGKFLPPVLKLLELAVAIVCIGLIDDPAHKTRLRVFVSSRTVALAYATFAIFLVFSVVYLFGKVIRDNFPWKLSSLLNLTGFILYLATAACILSDWSETKNRNYWPPNTQRMDFLCGAGSVAVVGALFYLIDLIVTVRLGMKGEIE; the protein is encoded by the exons ATGGCTAGCGCAGAACATGGAGCGGATCAAGCTGATCGTGGCATGCGCAAGGAGTACTTCAACAGCAGTGGAGCGGGCAAGTTTTTGCCTCCGGTTTTGAAACTTCTCGAGCTG GCTGTCGCAATCGTTTGCATCGGACTGATCGATGATCCGGCCCACAAAACACGGCTTCGCGTGTTCGTCTCATCGCGCACGGTGGCGCTGGCTTACGCCACCTTCGCCATATTTTTGGTATTCTCCGTGGTCTATCTGTTCGGAAAGGTTATACGAGACAA CTTCCCGTGGAAACTGAGCTCGCTTCTGAACTTGACCGGTTTCATCTTATACTTAGCGACAGCGGCCTGCATTCTGAGCGATTGGTCCGAGACGAAAAACCGCAACTATTGGCCCCCGAACACGCAAAG AATGGATTTTCTATGCGGTGCTGGTTCGGTTGCAGTGGTTGGTGCGTTGTTCTACCTGATCGACCTGATCGTCACCGTGCGTCTAGGCATGAAGGGTGAAATTGAGTAA
- the LOC128309662 gene encoding kinesin-like protein KIF3A: MPEEAIKNEGEIENVRVVVRVRPMDKNELDSSCQNVIKVDKSNRSITVVKPTANSSEPPKVYYFDNVFGEDSTQIDLYVDTARPIVDKVLEGYNGTILAYGQTGTGKTYTMSGNAESPQTKGIIPNTFAHIFGHIARGKENQKFLVRVSYMEIYNEEVRDLLGKELNKSLEVKERADIGVFVKDLSGYVVHNADDLDNIMKLGNKNRVVGATKMNSESSRSHAIFSITIESSETDEAGRQYVRMGKLQLVDLAGSERQSKTQSSGLRLKEATKINLSLSVLGNVISALVDGKSTHIPYRNSKLTRLLQDSLGGNSKTVMCASISPADSNYVETISTLRYACRAKSIQNLAHINEEPKDALLRHFQEEIEELKRQLEEGIFQQGIESGEEEEEDDGEGEEENEEDAVEEECDPDEDRERERLERKEKRRKEKARERKEKSDAEKELLEKKAMENQQELKKAKSEQDQLRAKLSSLENKILVGGENLLEKAKEQEFLLENSITELEQRTKTERELKENLQKIEAERIDIEERYSSLQEECVGKTKKLQRVMSMLMSIKSELADQQQEQQREKEGIYENIRSLSRELALCELVINSYIPKEYQNMIEKFTHWNEDIGEWQLKCVAYTGNNMRKNIPEPKVNTKETDLVDLSHVYLSYNTDSVAEPIRAKTARPRTSGIARPTTARKYY; this comes from the exons ATGCCG GAGGAAGCGATCAAAAATGAAGGTGAAATTGAAAACGTTCGAGTCGTCGTACGGGTCCGGCCGATGGACAAAAATGAGCTCGATTCTAGCTGCCAGAACGTGATCAAGGTGGACAAATCGAACCGAAGCATCACGGTTGTAAAGCCAACTGCAAACTCCAGCGAACCACCCAAGGTGTACTACTTTGATAACGTTTTCGGCGAAGATTCAACACAG ATCGATCTCTACGTTGACACCGCCCGTCCGATCGTGGATAAGGTGCTGGAAGGATACAATGGCACCATACTGGCGTACGGACAGACCGGTACCGGCAAAACGTACACAATGTCGGGCAACGCAGAATCTCCCCAAACGAAAGGCATCATACCGAACACGTTCGCGCACATCTTCGGACATATTGCGCGTGGCAAGGAGAACCAAAAGTTTCTCGTGCGCGTCAGCTACATGGAGATCTACAATGAGGAGGTGCGCGATCTGCTCGGGAAGGAACTGAACAAGAGCCTGGAGGTGAAGGAGCGTGCCGATAtcggtgtgtttgtgaagGATCTAAGCGGGTACGTCGTGCACAATGCGGACGATCTGGACAACATCATGAAGCTGGGCAACAAGAACCGTGTCGTCGGGGCGACGAAGATGAACTCGGAATCATCACGCTCGCACGCAATCTTCTCGATAACGATCGAATCGAGCGAGACGGATGAAGCCGGCCGGCAGTATGTGCGCATGGGCAAGTTGCAGTTGGTCGATCTGGCCGGTTCGGAACGGCAGAGTAAGACACAGTCGTCGGGTTTGCGGTTGAAGGAAGCGACCAAAATCAACCTCTCGCTGTCCGTGCTGGGGAACGTGATTAGCGCGCTTGTTGATGGTAAAAGCACTCATATACCGTACCGTAACTCGAAGCTGACGCGACTGCTGCAGGATTCGCTCGGTGGCAACAGCAAGACGGTAATGTGCGCCAGCATAAGCCCGGCCGATTCGAACTATGTCGAGACCATCTCGACGCTGAGGTACGCATGCCGAGCGAAGAGCATCCAGAACCTGGCCCACATTAACGAGGAACCGAAGGATGCCCTGCTGCGCCACTTCCAGGAGGAAATCGAGGAACTGAAGCGTCAGCTAGAGGAAGGTATCTTTCAACAGGGAATTGAAAGTggtgaggaggaggaggaagatgaTGGCGAAGGTGAGGAAGAGAATGAGGAGGATGCGGTAGAGGAAGAGTGCGATCCGGACGAAGATCGCGAGCGGGAACGTTTGGAGCGCAAGGAGAAGCGTCGTAAGGAGAAGGCCCGCGAGCGTAAGGAGAAGAGTGACGCCGAGAAGGAACTGCTGGAGAAGAAAGCAATGGAGAATCAGCAGGAGCTGAAGAAAGCAAA ATCGGAGCAAGATCAACTGCGGGCGAAACTCTCATCTTTGGAGAACAAAATTCTCGTTGGTGGTGAAAACCTGCTAGAAAAAGCGAAGGAGCAGGaatttttgttggaaaattcgATCACCGAACTAGAACAGCGCACCAAAACGGAGCGCGAGTTGAAGGAAAACTTGCAGAAAATCGAGGCCGAACGTATCGACATTGAGGAACGGTACAGTTCACTGCAGGAAGAATGTGTGGGCAAAACCAAGAAACTGCAGCGCGTTATGTCCATGCTGATGAGCATTAAATCGGAGTTGGCCGATCAGCAGCAGGAACAGCAGCGGGAGAAGGAGGGCATTTACGAAAACATTCGCAGTTTATCGCGCGAACTGGCGCTTTGCGAGTTGGTAATTAACTCGTACATTCCAAAAGAGTATCAG AACATGATCGAGAAATTCACCCACTGGAATGAGGATATTGGCGAGTGGCAGCTAAAGTGTGTCGCGTACACTGGCAATAACATGCGCAAAAACATCCCGGAACCAAAGGTCAATACCAAAGAGACGGATCTGGTTGATCTGTCGCACGTGTATCTTAGCTACAATACGGATTCGGTGGCTGAACCAATACGCGCCAAAACGGCAAGACCGCGCACATCCGGCATTGCCCGACCGACGACGGCCAGAAAGTACTATTAG
- the LOC128309677 gene encoding uncharacterized protein LOC128309677 isoform X1, with protein MGNSKLSRNQKKDESQKVEEGATEVPPPKSSKNEISRLTMASAEHGADQADRGMRKEYFNSSGAGKFLPPVLKLLELAVAIVCIGLIDDPAHKTRLRVFVSSRTVALAYATFAIFLVFSVVYLFGKVIRDNFPWKLSSLLNLTGFILYLATAACILSDWSETKNRNYWPPNTQRMDFLCGAGSVAVVGALFYLIDLIVTVRLGMKGEIE; from the exons ATGGGCAATTCGAAACTTTCACGCAATCAAAAGAAAGACGAAAGTCAAAAGGTGGAAGAGGGTGCAACGGAAGTTCCACCGCCGAAATCTTCAAAAAACG AAATCTCACGTCTTACGATGGCTAGCGCAGAACATGGAGCGGATCAAGCTGATCGTGGCATGCGCAAGGAGTACTTCAACAGCAGTGGAGCGGGCAAGTTTTTGCCTCCGGTTTTGAAACTTCTCGAGCTG GCTGTCGCAATCGTTTGCATCGGACTGATCGATGATCCGGCCCACAAAACACGGCTTCGCGTGTTCGTCTCATCGCGCACGGTGGCGCTGGCTTACGCCACCTTCGCCATATTTTTGGTATTCTCCGTGGTCTATCTGTTCGGAAAGGTTATACGAGACAA CTTCCCGTGGAAACTGAGCTCGCTTCTGAACTTGACCGGTTTCATCTTATACTTAGCGACAGCGGCCTGCATTCTGAGCGATTGGTCCGAGACGAAAAACCGCAACTATTGGCCCCCGAACACGCAAAG AATGGATTTTCTATGCGGTGCTGGTTCGGTTGCAGTGGTTGGTGCGTTGTTCTACCTGATCGACCTGATCGTCACCGTGCGTCTAGGCATGAAGGGTGAAATTGAGTAA